One Pleurocapsa sp. PCC 7327 DNA segment encodes these proteins:
- a CDS encoding HAS-barrel domain-containing protein, translating to MRLLPQFSADNRHPNHIAEVIETATTGFLAQCLEPEDLNFPAMPPFGSWVKAHDEESGNKIVGVVTYVTTSPIDSVHRAVALGLSLAELREQQPQIFAMLKTEFRVAILGFEAPPLAVNGHSYSRGQIYQYLPPRPPQIHQAVYRCDPPEIVYFSEELDFLRILLQVSDVPAEALVAAAIREIYQLRNCDREWLVKVGRSLNVLLKDDYDRLRYIFSQIRLA from the coding sequence ATGCGGCTCCTCCCTCAATTTTCTGCTGACAATCGCCATCCCAACCATATTGCCGAGGTGATAGAAACGGCAACGACGGGATTTTTGGCTCAATGTTTAGAACCAGAAGATTTAAACTTTCCTGCGATGCCGCCCTTTGGAAGTTGGGTTAAGGCGCACGACGAAGAATCGGGCAACAAAATTGTTGGGGTTGTCACCTACGTTACCACTTCTCCCATTGATTCGGTGCATCGAGCAGTGGCTTTGGGATTATCTTTGGCGGAGTTGCGAGAACAACAACCGCAGATTTTTGCCATGCTCAAAACGGAGTTTCGCGTGGCGATTCTGGGATTTGAAGCCCCTCCTTTGGCTGTCAACGGTCATAGTTACAGTCGCGGACAAATTTATCAATACTTACCCCCTCGTCCTCCCCAAATCCATCAAGCCGTCTATCGTTGCGATCCCCCAGAAATCGTTTACTTTAGCGAAGAATTAGATTTTTTAAGAATTTTACTGCAAGTTAGCGACGTACCCGCAGAAGCTTTAGTGGCGGCAGCGATTCGGGAAATTTATCAGTTGCGCAATTGCGATCGCGAGTGGCTAGTCAAAGTTGGGAGAAGCCTAAATGTCTTGTTAAAAGATGACTACGATCGCCTGCGATACATTTTCAGTCAAATCAGATTAGCTTAA
- a CDS encoding amino acid ABC transporter permease: MINSGSNGQSTPLTWVKQNLFSTWHNGLLTIFSLLFLYWLGSGLIGWAFTQAQWGVIGANLRLFFVGLYPAELLWRAWTTLAIIMTLGGLSWGILTRTGVLFNRTTLMIFGILGAICVAIALPAGIQPSLLLLGMLSILIFGALIGRQVGKRIPSLANWLPLIWLLAFFVLLWLLEGGLLLRKVKIDESGLILTLFVAIASIFLSFPFGVLLALGRQSSLPAIRWLSIAYIELIRGLPLIGILFVAQVMLPLVLPANVRLERVMRAIAGFTIFAAAYLAENVRGGLQSIPRGQVEAAKALGLNTPLVLGLIVLPQALKAVIPTIVGQFISLFKDTSLLAIVGLVDLLGVSQSILANPKYLGRYGEMYLFIAAIYWVCCYSMSLASRKLEKKLGTDNR, from the coding sequence ATGATAAATTCAGGGTCAAACGGTCAATCTACACCACTAACTTGGGTTAAGCAAAATCTCTTTAGCACTTGGCATAACGGTCTTCTAACGATTTTCAGCCTACTATTTCTCTACTGGCTGGGATCGGGACTGATTGGCTGGGCATTTACTCAAGCTCAATGGGGAGTCATTGGTGCTAACTTGCGGCTCTTTTTTGTCGGACTATATCCAGCCGAACTACTATGGCGTGCTTGGACAACTTTAGCAATCATTATGACCTTGGGCGGTTTGTCCTGGGGAATTTTGACGAGGACGGGAGTTTTATTTAACCGGACGACGCTAATGATTTTCGGAATTTTGGGAGCAATCTGCGTTGCTATTGCCTTACCTGCGGGAATTCAACCTAGCCTTCTGCTGTTGGGAATGTTGTCGATCCTAATCTTTGGAGCATTGATAGGACGGCAAGTTGGAAAACGAATTCCTAGTTTAGCTAATTGGTTGCCGCTCATTTGGCTGCTTGCTTTCTTCGTGCTGCTTTGGTTGCTCGAAGGAGGGCTTCTTCTCAGAAAAGTCAAAATCGATGAAAGCGGGCTGATTCTGACGCTATTCGTCGCGATCGCTAGTATTTTCCTGTCTTTTCCCTTTGGCGTGTTGCTGGCATTGGGGAGACAAAGTTCCTTACCCGCGATTCGTTGGCTGTCGATCGCTTACATAGAACTAATTCGAGGCTTGCCCCTCATTGGCATTTTGTTCGTCGCGCAGGTGATGCTACCTTTAGTATTACCTGCCAACGTTCGACTGGAGCGCGTTATGAGAGCGATCGCAGGATTTACCATATTCGCTGCTGCCTATCTCGCAGAAAACGTGCGCGGTGGGTTGCAATCCATTCCTCGCGGTCAAGTCGAAGCTGCCAAAGCACTAGGATTGAATACTCCATTGGTTTTGGGTTTAATCGTACTTCCCCAGGCACTCAAAGCCGTTATTCCTACCATTGTGGGACAGTTTATTAGCTTGTTTAAAGATACTTCTCTATTGGCAATTGTCGGTCTAGTCGATCTGTTGGGAGTCTCGCAATCGATTCTTGCCAATCCCAAATATCTAGGACGCTACGGGGAAATGTATCTTTTCATTGCCGCAATTTATTGGGTTTGTTGTTATTCGATGTCTCTTGCTAGCAGAAAGTTAGAGAAGAAATTAGGTACCGATAATCGCTAA
- a CDS encoding 3-hydroxybutyrate oligomer hydrolase family protein, whose product MATADRINILPSFISSNITMHYYDGLSDDLLTAGVGQDGLIDAPPTAADPEHPTPTEIRRATIINQYKALVDLRPKAGYGTLYGPAVPARFSTPSSDGKVAGKEYIAYADDGSGQKNVTMMVQIPDNFDRANPCILVAPSPGSRGVYGAIAVGEWGLKNRCAVVYTDKGTGIGVHDLNTDTVNRIDGTRGTVAEVGTNANFIAQGTAEMDLATYNASYPFRLAYKHAHSQHNPEANWGRDVLNAIEFAYYILNIAENFGLVSGSEVLRTITPENTIVIASGISNGGAASLRAAEQDKRGLINGVVVSEPNINPRQLPDEQGFSIKQGNKIYPNSVHGKPLFESITYYNIYQPCASAGTEIAFGWDPAENGGFLAGAPGRCTALREAGWLQGNTLEEQITESQKLLNDFGTLENTNIIAHLYNAAFVYAAIAPFYANAYGRFSVVDNLCGYSYAYSDGSNPPSAKPNTDLANDFSSSNGIPPSARTNLINNFGNKGAGVNFRYSVDANNNLDDYLQGALCLRQLATGTTGVTADTGISLRGEAANYCDRIQAGIEEILASGNLQGKPTIIIHGRDDALLHVNFTSRSYYGLNQKIEGENSQLAYIEVLHAHHLDALNQAFDIDTQIPLHYYLGKALDRMYDHLKNGAILPKSQVIPTKPLASTGGSQLTIEENLPDIDSDVTCAIAFSDDVLDIPECGGCS is encoded by the coding sequence ATGGCAACAGCAGATCGAATAAACATATTGCCTTCTTTCATTAGTAGTAACATTACAATGCACTACTACGACGGCTTGAGCGACGACTTGCTAACCGCAGGCGTAGGACAAGACGGTTTAATCGATGCGCCGCCAACGGCAGCCGATCCCGAACATCCTACGCCAACAGAAATTCGCCGAGCAACGATTATTAATCAATACAAAGCGCTGGTGGATTTGCGCCCTAAAGCCGGTTATGGCACATTATACGGTCCCGCAGTCCCCGCTCGCTTTTCCACTCCAAGCAGCGATGGCAAAGTAGCAGGAAAAGAATATATCGCTTACGCCGATGATGGCAGCGGGCAAAAAAATGTCACGATGATGGTTCAGATTCCCGATAATTTCGATCGCGCCAATCCTTGCATTCTCGTCGCTCCATCCCCTGGTTCTCGCGGCGTATATGGCGCGATCGCCGTCGGAGAATGGGGCTTAAAAAATCGCTGTGCCGTCGTCTATACCGATAAAGGTACGGGCATTGGCGTACACGATTTAAATACCGATACAGTCAATCGCATTGATGGTACGCGCGGCACTGTCGCTGAAGTTGGCACCAATGCTAATTTTATCGCCCAAGGCACGGCAGAAATGGATTTGGCAACTTACAATGCTAGCTATCCCTTTCGCCTTGCCTACAAGCACGCTCACTCCCAACACAATCCCGAAGCCAATTGGGGCAGAGATGTCCTAAATGCCATAGAATTCGCCTATTATATCCTCAATATAGCAGAAAATTTTGGGTTAGTCTCCGGCTCGGAAGTTTTAAGAACGATTACCCCAGAAAATACTATCGTCATCGCGTCTGGTATCTCCAATGGCGGAGCCGCTTCCTTGCGGGCTGCCGAACAAGATAAACGGGGGTTAATTAATGGAGTAGTCGTATCCGAACCCAATATCAATCCGCGCCAACTGCCAGACGAACAAGGGTTTAGCATCAAGCAAGGAAATAAAATCTATCCCAATAGCGTACACGGCAAGCCGCTATTTGAGAGCATTACTTATTACAATATCTACCAACCTTGTGCGAGTGCTGGCACGGAGATTGCTTTTGGTTGGGATCCCGCAGAAAACGGCGGATTTTTGGCAGGAGCGCCGGGACGCTGTACCGCCTTGCGCGAAGCCGGTTGGTTGCAGGGCAATACCCTAGAGGAACAAATTACCGAATCCCAAAAACTGTTGAATGACTTTGGCACTCTAGAAAACACTAATATTATCGCCCACCTATACAATGCGGCTTTTGTCTACGCTGCGATCGCGCCCTTCTATGCGAACGCTTACGGACGCTTTAGCGTGGTAGATAATCTCTGCGGCTACAGCTATGCTTATAGCGATGGTAGCAATCCTCCCAGCGCTAAACCCAACACAGATTTAGCCAACGATTTTTCCTCCAGCAACGGCATTCCCCCTAGCGCCAGAACAAATTTAATTAACAATTTTGGCAATAAGGGTGCAGGAGTGAATTTTCGCTATAGCGTCGATGCCAATAATAATCTGGATGACTATCTCCAGGGAGCTTTATGCTTGCGACAATTAGCGACTGGCACGACTGGAGTAACGGCAGATACGGGCATTTCTCTCCGCGGCGAGGCAGCTAACTATTGCGATCGCATTCAAGCAGGCATTGAGGAAATTTTAGCCAGCGGGAATTTACAAGGGAAACCGACAATTATCATACACGGTCGCGATGATGCGCTGCTTCACGTCAATTTTACTTCTCGCTCCTACTATGGCTTAAACCAAAAAATCGAGGGCGAAAACAGTCAGCTAGCCTACATTGAAGTCCTTCACGCCCATCACTTAGATGCGCTCAATCAGGCATTTGACATCGATACGCAAATTCCTTTGCATTATTATCTAGGAAAAGCTCTCGACAGGATGTACGACCATCTAAAAAATGGGGCAATATTGCCAAAAAGTCAAGTGATTCCTACAAAACCTTTAGCCAGCACGGGTGGCAGTCAGTTGACAATAGAGGAAAATTTGCCCGATATTGACAGTGACGTTACCTGTGCGATCGCGTTTAGCGATGATGTCTTGGATATTCCTGAGTGTGGCGGTTGCTCCTAG
- a CDS encoding valine--tRNA ligase, giving the protein MTATLPILPTQYDPKATEAKWQQYWENKQVFQANPDRGGNPYCIVIPPPNVTGSLHMGHAFNTALMDVLVRYHRMCGYNTLCLPGTDHASIAVQTLLEKELKQEGKTRYDIGREKFLERAWQWKKESGGTIVNQLKRLGLSADWSRERFTLDESLSRAVKRAFIQLYEEGLIYRGNYLVNWCPESQSAVSDLEVESKEVDGNLWHFRYPLTDGTGYVEVATTRPETMLGDTAVAVNPNDDRYKSIIGKTLTLPIMGREIPIIADELVDPEFGTGCVKVTPAHDPNDFEMGKRHQLPFINIMNKDGTLNENAGPFAGEDRFVARQNVVKQLEEDGFLVKVEPYRHAVPYSDRGKVPVEPLLSTQWFVKIEPLAKKALTCLDEENSPRFVPDRWTKVYRDWLVKIKDWCISRQLWWGHQIPAWYVVSETNGEIAEDTPFVVAYSEEEAWEKAKRQYGDEIRLEQDPDVLDTWFSSGLWPFSTMGWPQETTDLKTYYPTSVLVTGFDIIFFWVARMTMMAGHFTGQMPFKDVYIHGLVRDENGKKMSKSANNGIDPLILIDEYGTDALRYTLIKEVAGAGQDISLQLNRKLYELKVIERFIETSPNKSRSEAISDLQKKVFPNKSESELGSMLSELAKLSELTKASPMSESVEASRNFANKLWNASRFVMMNLDGQTPQQLGQPTTEALEWCDRWILSRFNQVVRQTRDYIETYGLGEAAKGLYEFIWGDFCDWYIELVKSRLRKDAQAESRLVAQQTLAYVLEGILKLLHPFMPHITEEIWHTLTQSTDEVLALQAYPEVDASAIDRELEQSFELLIGTIRTIRYLRAEAEIKPGVKVPVILQSESNEERSTLEAGRTYIQDLAKVDRLTIVPVLEEDTGQVIAGVVGTIQALIPLSGIVDIDALISKLEKNLSKVEGEIKSLTARLNNPGFVNNAPADVVQGARGSLAEAQKQAEILRDRLQHLKEL; this is encoded by the coding sequence ATGACCGCAACTTTACCAATCCTGCCAACCCAGTATGACCCGAAAGCAACAGAAGCCAAGTGGCAGCAGTACTGGGAAAACAAACAAGTTTTTCAAGCCAACCCCGATCGCGGTGGTAATCCCTATTGTATCGTTATCCCGCCACCAAACGTAACGGGAAGCTTGCATATGGGGCATGCTTTCAATACAGCGTTAATGGATGTCTTGGTGCGCTATCATCGCATGTGCGGTTACAACACGCTTTGCCTACCAGGAACCGATCACGCTAGCATTGCCGTGCAGACGCTCCTAGAAAAGGAGCTAAAGCAAGAGGGGAAAACTCGCTACGATATAGGACGGGAAAAGTTCTTAGAGCGAGCTTGGCAGTGGAAAAAAGAATCTGGCGGCACGATTGTCAACCAACTCAAACGCTTGGGACTCTCAGCAGATTGGTCGCGAGAAAGATTTACCCTAGATGAAAGTCTATCCCGCGCAGTAAAGCGAGCTTTTATCCAACTCTACGAAGAAGGACTCATTTATCGAGGCAATTATTTAGTGAATTGGTGCCCGGAATCTCAGTCGGCAGTATCCGACCTAGAGGTCGAAAGCAAAGAAGTAGACGGGAATCTGTGGCATTTTCGCTATCCCCTAACCGATGGGACGGGTTATGTTGAAGTGGCAACTACTCGCCCCGAAACCATGTTGGGCGATACGGCAGTAGCAGTGAACCCCAACGACGATCGCTACAAGTCCATTATCGGCAAAACCTTGACGCTGCCAATTATGGGGCGGGAAATTCCTATTATTGCCGACGAATTGGTCGATCCTGAATTCGGAACGGGTTGCGTGAAGGTAACGCCCGCCCACGATCCCAATGACTTCGAGATGGGCAAGCGCCATCAACTGCCGTTTATCAACATCATGAACAAAGACGGCACCCTCAATGAAAATGCGGGTCCGTTTGCCGGAGAGGATCGCTTTGTCGCCCGCCAAAATGTGGTTAAGCAACTAGAGGAAGATGGTTTCCTGGTGAAAGTGGAACCCTATCGCCACGCAGTTCCCTATAGCGATCGCGGAAAAGTGCCCGTCGAACCTCTACTATCAACCCAGTGGTTTGTCAAGATAGAACCCTTGGCCAAAAAAGCTTTGACCTGTCTCGACGAAGAAAACTCGCCGCGATTCGTGCCCGATCGCTGGACGAAAGTTTACAGGGATTGGCTAGTTAAAATCAAAGACTGGTGCATCTCTCGTCAGTTGTGGTGGGGTCATCAAATTCCAGCTTGGTACGTCGTCAGTGAAACCAACGGAGAAATTGCAGAGGATACCCCCTTCGTGGTTGCCTACAGCGAAGAAGAAGCATGGGAAAAAGCCAAACGGCAATACGGGGACGAGATTCGGCTAGAACAAGACCCCGACGTTCTCGATACTTGGTTTTCGTCGGGTTTGTGGCCCTTCTCGACGATGGGATGGCCCCAAGAAACAACCGATCTCAAAACCTATTATCCAACAAGCGTTTTAGTCACCGGGTTTGACATTATCTTCTTCTGGGTTGCTCGCATGACGATGATGGCAGGACATTTCACCGGTCAGATGCCGTTTAAAGACGTTTATATCCACGGCTTGGTAAGGGACGAAAATGGCAAGAAAATGTCTAAATCAGCCAATAACGGCATCGATCCCTTAATTTTGATCGATGAATACGGTACTGATGCACTGCGCTATACCTTAATTAAGGAAGTAGCAGGCGCAGGTCAAGATATTAGCTTGCAGTTGAATCGCAAACTGTACGAGCTAAAAGTTATCGAGCGGTTTATAGAAACGTCGCCAAATAAATCGCGCTCTGAAGCAATCTCGGATTTGCAAAAAAAAGTTTTCCCGAACAAGTCAGAATCAGAACTCGGATCGATGTTATCGGAGTTGGCAAAGTTATCAGAGTTGACAAAAGCGTCACCGATGTCGGAGTCGGTAGAAGCCTCGCGCAACTTTGCCAACAAACTCTGGAACGCCTCCCGCTTTGTGATGATGAATCTGGACGGGCAAACGCCCCAACAGCTAGGACAACCCACAACGGAGGCACTGGAATGGTGCGATCGCTGGATTCTCTCGCGCTTTAATCAAGTCGTCCGGCAAACCAGAGATTACATCGAAACCTACGGACTCGGAGAAGCGGCGAAGGGACTCTATGAGTTTATCTGGGGAGACTTCTGCGACTGGTATATCGAACTGGTCAAATCTCGTTTAAGAAAAGACGCGCAAGCCGAATCTCGCCTCGTCGCCCAACAGACTCTAGCCTACGTCCTCGAAGGAATCCTCAAACTTCTGCATCCCTTCATGCCTCATATTACCGAGGAAATCTGGCACACCCTGACGCAGTCAACCGATGAAGTGCTTGCCCTACAAGCTTACCCAGAAGTCGATGCAAGCGCGATCGACAGGGAATTAGAACAATCCTTTGAACTACTTATCGGTACGATTCGCACCATTCGCTATCTGCGGGCTGAAGCAGAAATTAAGCCGGGGGTGAAAGTTCCAGTCATTCTTCAGAGCGAAAGCAATGAGGAACGTTCTACCCTAGAAGCTGGTCGAACCTATATTCAAGATCTAGCCAAAGTCGATCGATTAACCATCGTACCTGTCCTGGAAGAAGATACGGGACAAGTCATTGCGGGCGTTGTCGGAACTATCCAGGCATTAATTCCTCTGTCTGGAATCGTAGACATTGACGCTCTCATCTCCAAACTGGAGAAAAATTTAAGTAAAGTGGAGGGAGAGATAAAATCGCTAACGGCGCGTTTGAATAATCCGGGCTTTGTCAATAACGCTCCTGCGGATGTCGTCCAAGGAGCAAGAGGGTCTCTAGCAGAGGCTCAAAAACAAGCTGAAATTCTGCGCGATCGCTTGCAACATCTAAAAGAACTTTAA
- the murD gene encoding UDP-N-acetylmuramoyl-L-alanine--D-glutamate ligase, with translation MPKAYVIGLGRSGVAAAKLLKQEGWQVILGDRADSESLRQTQQDLAIEGITVKLGHTFTLNPTDLPNLIVVSPGVPWDIPILVEAREKSIDTIGEIELAWRYLKSSPWLGITGTNGKTTTTSLIAAIFKTAGLNAPACGNIGYAACELALQDAQTTIQNSYDWIVAEISSYQIESSCELAPKIGVWTTFTPDHLSRHKTLENYYDIKASLLKRCDYQVFNGDDPYLRSAGLTQWQNVYWTSVRGKSKLLCEPAKGVYLEDSWVTAFGELIMPVHLFKMAGSHNLQNLLMAVAAARLAGIEKGAIAEAIATFPGVPHRLEYICNIAGIDFINDSKATNYDAAEVGLSSVKSPAILIAGGEAKEGDDAGWINAIRDRAAAVLLIGDAAPAFARQLQASGYASYELVETMENAVKRGLELAKQKGAKVVLLSPACASFDQYQSFEHRGDHFRQLCLQL, from the coding sequence ATGCCCAAAGCTTACGTAATTGGACTTGGAAGATCGGGAGTTGCTGCTGCAAAGTTACTCAAACAAGAAGGTTGGCAAGTAATTCTAGGCGATCGCGCTGATAGCGAATCTCTACGACAAACTCAGCAAGATCTAGCAATAGAAGGGATTACCGTAAAACTCGGCCATACATTTACTCTCAACCCAACCGACTTGCCCAATCTAATTGTTGTCAGTCCTGGCGTTCCTTGGGACATTCCCATCTTAGTCGAGGCTAGAGAAAAAAGCATTGACACGATTGGAGAAATCGAACTCGCTTGGCGCTATCTTAAGTCTTCTCCTTGGCTGGGAATTACGGGCACCAATGGTAAAACGACCACAACGTCTTTGATTGCTGCCATCTTTAAAACGGCGGGATTGAATGCGCCTGCCTGCGGCAACATTGGCTATGCTGCCTGCGAGTTAGCATTACAAGATGCTCAAACGACAATCCAAAATTCCTACGATTGGATCGTTGCTGAAATCAGTAGCTATCAGATCGAGTCTTCTTGTGAACTTGCCCCCAAAATTGGCGTTTGGACGACTTTTACTCCCGATCATCTCAGCCGCCACAAAACTCTAGAAAATTATTACGATATCAAAGCTTCTCTGCTGAAACGCTGCGACTATCAAGTCTTTAATGGAGACGATCCTTACTTAAGAAGCGCAGGGTTGACCCAGTGGCAGAATGTTTATTGGACGAGCGTTCGCGGCAAAAGTAAACTATTGTGCGAACCGGCGAAGGGAGTCTATCTCGAAGACAGTTGGGTAACGGCTTTTGGGGAATTAATTATGCCCGTACACTTATTTAAAATGGCGGGATCGCACAATCTGCAAAACTTGCTGATGGCAGTGGCAGCGGCGCGGTTAGCCGGAATCGAGAAAGGCGCGATCGCGGAAGCGATTGCTACCTTTCCTGGCGTTCCCCATCGCTTGGAGTATATATGTAATATAGCGGGAATAGACTTTATCAACGATAGCAAAGCCACTAACTACGATGCAGCAGAAGTGGGTTTATCTTCAGTCAAGTCTCCCGCTATCTTAATTGCTGGGGGAGAAGCTAAAGAAGGCGACGATGCGGGATGGATAAATGCAATTCGCGATCGCGCTGCGGCAGTGTTATTAATTGGCGATGCCGCACCAGCTTTTGCTAGGCAGCTGCAAGCGTCGGGTTACGCATCCTACGAGCTTGTTGAAACCATGGAGAATGCGGTAAAACGAGGGTTAGAACTCGCCAAACAAAAAGGCGCGAAGGTGGTGTTATTGTCTCCGGCTTGTGCTAGTTTTGACCAATATCAGAGTTTCGAGCATCGAGGCGATCATTTCCGGCAATTGTGCTTGCAGCTTTGA
- a CDS encoding NUDIX hydrolase — protein sequence MNQEKVICTTDWVTVKKTARGFYYLERKGRDSVAVFLVRKNRLKEYEVLIRQQPLCIDNSEVDGKLKLYPCPITGGIDGEETPLEAAIREVKEESGFSVCVLPLGQYIVGTQTNEICYLYYADVTGLEPEVATQDGSYFESISKNEWHPFEYLSQCDYSACQIGYFKLKAILFKIKT from the coding sequence ATGAACCAAGAAAAAGTGATTTGTACAACTGACTGGGTTACCGTTAAAAAAACAGCGAGAGGTTTTTATTACTTAGAAAGAAAAGGAAGGGACTCGGTTGCCGTCTTCCTAGTCAGAAAAAATCGCTTAAAAGAGTACGAGGTTCTGATTAGACAGCAACCACTTTGTATCGATAATTCAGAGGTCGATGGAAAACTTAAACTCTATCCTTGCCCTATTACTGGAGGCATTGATGGAGAGGAAACGCCCCTAGAAGCAGCGATAAGAGAAGTCAAAGAAGAATCGGGGTTTTCAGTTTGCGTTTTGCCTTTGGGTCAATATATCGTCGGAACGCAAACCAATGAAATTTGTTATTTATATTATGCCGATGTCACTGGACTAGAACCGGAAGTCGCAACTCAGGATGGCAGCTATTTTGAATCGATTAGCAAAAATGAGTGGCATCCATTTGAGTATTTAAGTCAATGCGATTATTCAGCTTGTCAGATTGGGTATTTTAAATTAAAAGCAATTCTTTTTAAGATTAAAACGTAG
- a CDS encoding NAD(P)H dehydrogenase subunit NdhS — protein sequence MILPGATVRVINPDDTYYLFEGLVQRVGDGQVAVLFEGGNWDKLVTFNLSELEEVELTAGKKK from the coding sequence ATGATTCTGCCAGGCGCAACCGTTCGCGTTATCAATCCCGACGATACTTACTACCTGTTTGAAGGACTGGTACAAAGAGTTGGCGACGGTCAAGTCGCAGTACTGTTTGAAGGCGGCAACTGGGATAAATTAGTGACCTTCAACCTGTCAGAATTAGAAGAGGTCGAGCTAACGGCGGGTAAGAAGAAATAG
- a CDS encoding HMA2 domain-containing protein produces MDDNNKASQLTQAVPTTKLSPVRAQIISQSPGRVRFRVSHPHRQKRHIEPITDALKQRLEIYRVRSNVDSGSITVYHAKEYSTFEDIRAILRDLGIIILDITGEEAAIPSGKSAAAAQVTSVVSDLDQRVKELTNGAVDLRFLVPLGFSALALRQLLAKGWQLEIIPWYVLAWYAFDSFVKFHYTNEPEQNLKEEGERI; encoded by the coding sequence ATGGATGATAACAACAAAGCGTCACAGCTAACTCAAGCAGTGCCTACAACCAAACTATCCCCCGTTCGCGCCCAGATAATCAGTCAGAGTCCGGGGCGAGTTCGCTTTCGAGTCTCTCATCCGCACCGTCAAAAACGCCACATAGAACCAATTACCGACGCATTGAAACAGCGTCTTGAGATTTATCGAGTCAGAAGTAACGTTGACAGCGGCAGCATCACTGTATACCACGCCAAAGAATACAGCACTTTTGAAGATATCCGTGCTATTTTGCGAGATTTGGGTATTATTATCCTCGATATCACTGGCGAAGAAGCGGCTATTCCTAGCGGAAAATCAGCAGCAGCGGCACAAGTAACGAGCGTTGTTAGCGATCTCGACCAGCGCGTTAAAGAGCTTACTAATGGAGCTGTCGATCTGCGGTTTCTCGTCCCCCTCGGTTTTAGTGCCCTAGCGCTGCGGCAGTTGCTCGCCAAGGGATGGCAACTCGAAATTATCCCTTGGTATGTTTTGGCTTGGTATGCTTTTGATAGTTTTGTCAAGTTTCATTACACTAACGAACCGGAACAGAATCTTAAGGAAGAAGGCGAGAGAATTTAA
- a CDS encoding glycosyltransferase family 4 protein → MRIAQVAPLWERVPPQGYGGIELVVGHLTDELVNRGYEVTLFASGDSETLAELKATVPRALRLDPSIKEPAAYELLQLTQVTDMANEFDLIHFHTGITPLPFVPMLKTSVVHTLHGCFTSDNHKIFDRYRDQPYISISNAQRRGAPQLNYLSTVYNGIRIEDYPFQEQPENPPYLAFLGRMSPEKGPQHAIAIARAAGIPLKMGGKVDKVDRDFFEAEIVPHIDSKNIEYLGELDLSEKWQLFANASVTLFPITWSEPFGLVTIESMCTGTPVVAMNLGSVPEVIAHQETGWVCSSLEEMIAAVPKAMELDRRKCREYVEQRFSIIKMVDDYEAAYKRAIQEKLSLNGKISNSVLTNGVIS, encoded by the coding sequence ATGCGAATTGCTCAAGTAGCTCCCCTGTGGGAGAGAGTACCTCCGCAAGGCTATGGTGGGATAGAACTCGTAGTCGGTCATCTGACTGACGAATTGGTCAATCGCGGTTATGAGGTAACCCTTTTTGCGTCTGGAGATTCCGAAACTTTAGCCGAACTGAAAGCCACTGTCCCTCGCGCACTCCGTCTCGATCCGTCAATCAAAGAACCCGCCGCCTACGAGTTACTTCAGCTAACTCAAGTGACCGACATGGCAAATGAGTTTGACCTAATTCATTTCCATACGGGGATAACCCCATTGCCCTTTGTCCCCATGCTAAAAACATCGGTGGTTCATACACTGCATGGATGCTTCACATCGGATAATCACAAAATCTTCGATCGCTACCGCGACCAACCTTATATTAGTATTAGCAATGCTCAGCGTCGAGGAGCGCCTCAGCTTAATTACCTCAGTACAGTATATAACGGGATTAGAATAGAAGATTATCCGTTTCAAGAGCAACCAGAAAATCCTCCCTACTTAGCCTTTTTAGGGAGAATGTCTCCAGAAAAAGGACCGCAACACGCGATCGCGATCGCCCGTGCGGCGGGCATACCATTGAAAATGGGGGGAAAAGTAGATAAAGTCGATCGCGACTTCTTTGAGGCAGAAATCGTTCCTCATATCGATAGCAAAAATATAGAGTATTTGGGCGAACTCGATCTGTCAGAGAAATGGCAACTCTTTGCTAATGCAAGTGTTACCCTATTTCCGATTACTTGGTCCGAACCCTTCGGTTTAGTCACGATTGAATCGATGTGTACCGGAACCCCAGTAGTTGCCATGAATTTGGGTTCGGTTCCTGAAGTCATTGCCCATCAGGAAACGGGTTGGGTTTGTTCTAGTCTAGAGGAGATGATTGCAGCCGTTCCCAAAGCAATGGAACTCGATCGCCGAAAATGTCGCGAATATGTAGAGCAACGCTTCAGTATTATCAAAATGGTGGATGATTACGAAGCAGCTTACAAACGAGCTATCCAAGAAAAACTATCGCTTAACGGCAAAATTTCTAACTCGGTACTGACAAACGGAGTCATTTCCTAG